A region from the Oceanidesulfovibrio marinus genome encodes:
- the pheS gene encoding phenylalanine--tRNA ligase subunit alpha has protein sequence MPLSDLISELEALVPAMRDAMENAGDEKELETVRVEFLGRKGSLAAIMSRLPELDPAERPEAGKAANRVKTALTEIHEDRLASFARSRAEAELEGFDPTLPGRDPACGTLHPITLVMEEVCAVFAELGFEVVTGPEVENDYYNFEALNMPADHPARDMQDTLYVSDNIVLRTHTSPMQARVMEKREPPVAVIAPGKVYRRDSDVTHTPMFHQIEGLLVDKGVSMADLRSTLTYFVRKVFAKDAQLRFRPSFFPFTEPSAEVDISCVMCGGKGHVHGQTCRICKQTGWVEILGCGMVDPEVFKFAGYDSEKWTGWAFGMGLERIALLKYGVGDIRLNFENDLRYLRQFF, from the coding sequence ATGCCCCTTTCAGACCTCATCTCAGAACTGGAGGCCCTCGTCCCGGCCATGCGCGACGCCATGGAGAACGCCGGGGACGAAAAGGAACTCGAAACCGTGCGCGTCGAGTTTCTTGGACGCAAAGGCAGCCTCGCGGCCATCATGTCGCGGCTGCCGGAGCTGGACCCTGCCGAACGGCCAGAAGCCGGTAAGGCGGCCAACCGCGTCAAGACCGCGCTGACCGAGATCCACGAAGACCGCCTCGCCTCCTTCGCCCGCTCCCGCGCAGAGGCCGAGCTTGAAGGCTTCGACCCCACGCTGCCCGGCCGCGATCCTGCCTGCGGCACCCTCCACCCCATCACCCTGGTCATGGAAGAAGTCTGCGCCGTGTTTGCGGAGCTGGGCTTCGAGGTCGTCACCGGCCCGGAGGTGGAGAACGACTACTACAACTTCGAGGCCCTGAACATGCCCGCCGACCACCCGGCCCGCGACATGCAGGACACCCTCTACGTCAGCGACAACATCGTGCTGCGTACGCACACCTCGCCCATGCAGGCGCGCGTCATGGAAAAGCGCGAGCCTCCGGTGGCCGTCATCGCGCCGGGCAAGGTCTACCGCCGCGACTCGGACGTGACCCACACCCCCATGTTCCACCAGATCGAAGGTCTGCTCGTGGACAAGGGCGTGTCCATGGCCGATCTGCGTTCGACCCTCACCTACTTTGTGCGCAAGGTGTTCGCCAAGGACGCCCAGCTCCGCTTCCGGCCCTCGTTCTTCCCCTTCACCGAGCCCTCGGCCGAGGTGGACATCTCCTGTGTCATGTGCGGCGGCAAGGGCCATGTCCACGGCCAGACCTGCCGCATCTGCAAGCAGACCGGCTGGGTGGAGATTTTGGGCTGCGGCATGGTGGACCCGGAGGTCTTCAAGTTCGCCGGCTACGACTCCGAGAAGTGGACCGGCTGGGCCTTTGGCATGGGCCTGGAGCGCATCGCCCTGCTCAAATACGGCGTGGGCGACATCCGGCTCAACTTCGAGAACGATCTGCGGTACCTGCGGCAGTTCTTCTAG
- the rplT gene encoding 50S ribosomal protein L20, which produces MRVKRGKTAHQRHKKYLKQAKGYRGGRSKLYRSAREAVERAGQYAYRDRKVKKREFRKLWILRINAAAREHGLSYSRFMRGLSLAGVELNRKVLADMAVREKEGFAKLAETAKSKLD; this is translated from the coding sequence ATGCGAGTTAAGCGCGGAAAAACCGCACATCAGCGGCACAAAAAATATCTGAAGCAAGCGAAAGGCTATCGGGGCGGACGCTCCAAACTGTACCGCAGCGCGCGCGAGGCTGTTGAGCGCGCCGGGCAGTACGCCTATCGCGACCGCAAGGTCAAAAAACGCGAGTTCCGCAAGCTGTGGATCCTGCGTATCAACGCGGCTGCACGGGAGCACGGGCTCTCCTACAGCCGATTTATGCGCGGCCTTTCTCTGGCCGGAGTGGAGCTGAACCGGAAGGTGCTGGCCGATATGGCCGTGCGCGAGAAGGAAGGCTTCGCCAAGCTGGCCGAGACTGCAAAAAGCAAGCTGGACTAG
- the rpmI gene encoding 50S ribosomal protein L35: MPKMKTKKSAAKRFTVTGSGKFKRRRQNLRHILTKKNADRKRRLGQDTLVDKTNRKAVERMMPYAG; the protein is encoded by the coding sequence ATGCCCAAGATGAAGACAAAGAAATCCGCAGCCAAGCGGTTTACCGTGACCGGCAGCGGAAAGTTCAAGCGCCGTCGGCAGAACCTTCGCCACATCCTGACCAAGAAGAACGCCGACAGGAAGCGCCGTCTTGGTCAAGACACCCTCGTGGACAAGACCAACCGCAAGGCCGTTGAGCGGATGATGCCCTACGCGGGCTAA
- the infC gene encoding translation initiation factor IF-3: protein MASPTQTQARCNNQIRARQLRVIDADGNQLGVLPKDDALRVARDQGLDLVEVAPNADPPVCRIMDYGKYKYQQQKKQQEARKRQSVIQIKEIKVRPKTDEHDYQTKLKHVRRFLENGDRVKVTVFFRGREIVHKDRGLIILQRMAEDTEDLAKVEQEPRAEGRTMSMFLAPVVKKK, encoded by the coding sequence ATAGCTTCGCCCACGCAAACGCAAGCTCGCTGTAACAACCAGATCCGTGCCCGGCAGCTTCGGGTGATCGATGCAGACGGCAACCAGCTTGGGGTGCTCCCCAAGGATGATGCATTGCGCGTAGCGCGCGATCAGGGTTTGGACCTCGTGGAGGTCGCGCCCAACGCGGATCCGCCCGTGTGTCGTATTATGGACTACGGGAAGTACAAGTATCAGCAGCAAAAGAAGCAGCAGGAAGCGCGCAAACGGCAGTCGGTCATCCAGATCAAAGAGATCAAGGTCCGGCCCAAGACCGACGAGCACGATTACCAGACCAAGCTCAAGCATGTGCGCCGCTTTCTTGAAAACGGCGACCGGGTCAAGGTGACTGTGTTTTTCCGCGGCCGCGAGATTGTCCACAAGGACCGCGGGCTTATTATCCTTCAGCGCATGGCTGAGGATACTGAAGATCTGGCCAAGGTGGAGCAGGAGCCTCGCGCCGAAGGCCGCACCATGAGCATGTTCCTGGCCCCAGTGGTCAAGAAGAAATAA
- the thrS gene encoding threonine--tRNA ligase yields the protein MQIAVEGKTTDIPEGASCLDALKESLSGKKLRKVVACKCGGRVLDLSAPVPESCQGLEPVEEDSPEGLDLLRHSAAHVMAAAVKRLFPDVKVTIGPAIENGFYYDFDAPKPFTPEDLEAIEAEIQKIIAENQEFTCTVMPKAEAREIFEKMGETYKLEIMDDLEQDTVSIYRNGDFVDLCRGPHIASSGALKAVKLTHVSGAYWRGDENRPMLQRIYGTAWSDPKALKKYLNQVEEAKKRDHRKLGRELDLFSIHEDVGPGMVIWHPKGALVRTILEDFERKEHLKRGYDIVVGPTILKKDMWEISGHYDHYRENMYFTEIDEQIYGIKPMNCLSHMLVYKSRIRSYRDLPLRLFELGTVHRHERAGVLHGLLRVRQFTQDDAHILCRPDQLEEEIMGVIRFVHDVMGLFGFEYEMELSTRPEKSIGSDEDWERATNALKSAMESHDLPYDINEGDGAFYGPKIDIKLKDALERRWQCATIQCDFTLPERFDLSYVDQDGERKRPVMLHRVVLGAIERFMGVLIEHFAGAFPVWLAPVQARVLTVTDAQNEFAEEAVAVLKARGIRVEADLRNEKLGYKVREAQLEKIPYILVVGDKEVEERGVNVRIRGNKNLGMQSLDDTAAMILEECQKPFAQGGMSYSFAHANASSL from the coding sequence GTGCAAATCGCAGTCGAAGGAAAAACAACGGACATCCCTGAGGGCGCCAGCTGCCTGGACGCGCTCAAGGAATCCCTGAGCGGCAAGAAGCTCCGGAAGGTCGTGGCATGCAAGTGCGGCGGCCGTGTTCTGGACTTGTCTGCTCCCGTGCCGGAATCCTGCCAGGGCCTCGAGCCCGTAGAAGAGGATTCCCCGGAGGGGCTCGACCTTCTCCGCCACAGCGCCGCGCATGTCATGGCCGCCGCGGTCAAGCGTCTCTTCCCGGACGTCAAGGTGACCATCGGCCCGGCCATCGAGAACGGCTTCTATTACGATTTCGACGCGCCCAAGCCGTTCACGCCCGAGGATCTGGAGGCCATCGAAGCCGAGATCCAGAAGATCATCGCCGAGAACCAGGAGTTCACCTGCACGGTCATGCCCAAGGCCGAGGCCCGCGAGATCTTCGAGAAGATGGGCGAGACCTACAAGCTGGAGATCATGGACGACCTGGAGCAGGATACGGTCTCCATCTACCGCAACGGCGACTTCGTGGACCTGTGCCGCGGCCCGCACATCGCATCCAGCGGCGCGCTCAAGGCCGTCAAGCTGACCCATGTGTCCGGCGCGTACTGGCGCGGCGACGAAAACCGCCCCATGCTGCAGCGCATCTACGGCACGGCCTGGAGCGATCCCAAGGCGCTCAAGAAGTACCTCAATCAGGTTGAGGAAGCCAAAAAGCGCGACCACCGCAAGCTCGGACGCGAGCTCGACCTCTTCTCCATCCACGAGGACGTGGGTCCCGGCATGGTCATCTGGCATCCCAAGGGCGCCCTGGTGCGCACCATCCTTGAGGACTTCGAGCGTAAAGAGCATTTGAAACGCGGCTACGACATCGTGGTGGGCCCCACCATCCTCAAGAAGGACATGTGGGAGATTTCGGGCCACTACGACCACTACCGCGAGAACATGTATTTCACCGAGATCGACGAGCAGATCTACGGCATCAAGCCCATGAACTGCCTGTCGCACATGCTCGTGTACAAGTCGCGCATCCGCAGCTACCGCGACCTGCCGCTGCGGCTTTTCGAGCTCGGCACCGTGCATCGGCATGAGCGCGCCGGCGTGCTCCACGGCCTGCTGCGCGTGCGCCAGTTCACCCAGGACGATGCGCACATCCTTTGCCGGCCGGACCAGCTCGAAGAAGAAATCATGGGCGTCATCCGGTTCGTGCACGACGTGATGGGCCTGTTCGGTTTCGAATACGAGATGGAGCTGTCTACTCGTCCTGAAAAGTCTATCGGCAGCGACGAGGACTGGGAGCGCGCCACCAACGCGCTGAAATCCGCCATGGAGAGCCACGACCTGCCGTACGATATCAACGAGGGCGACGGCGCTTTCTATGGTCCGAAGATTGACATCAAGCTCAAGGATGCCTTAGAGCGTCGCTGGCAGTGCGCCACCATCCAGTGCGATTTCACCTTGCCCGAACGCTTCGACCTGTCCTATGTGGATCAGGACGGCGAGCGTAAGCGGCCTGTGATGTTGCACCGCGTGGTGCTCGGCGCCATCGAGCGTTTCATGGGCGTGCTCATCGAGCATTTCGCCGGTGCGTTCCCCGTGTGGCTGGCGCCTGTTCAGGCGCGGGTGCTCACGGTGACCGACGCCCAGAACGAGTTCGCCGAGGAGGCTGTCGCAGTGCTCAAAGCGCGCGGCATCCGCGTCGAGGCGGACCTGCGGAACGAGAAGCTCGGCTACAAGGTGCGGGAAGCCCAGTTGGAAAAAATTCCCTACATTCTTGTTGTTGGTGATAAAGAAGTTGAGGAAAGAGGGGTCAACGTGCGCATCCGGGGCAATAAGAACCTCGGCATGCAAAGCCTGGACGATACGGCTGCGATGATCCTGGAAGAATGCCAGAAGCCCTTTGCGCAAGGAGGAATGTCCTATAGCTTCGCCCACGCAAACGCAAGCTCGCTGTAA
- a CDS encoding septal ring lytic transglycosylase RlpA family protein, which yields MHRAMHRALAIAIVFTLLCPALVSASKTKLPEPGFTQVGIASWYGGFFQGRPTASGERFDTHALTAAHKTLPLGTLVRVENLQNGYSVEVRINDRGPYVGKRIIDLSKAAAKQLGMYNAGTAKVRVTVLDRTAEDGEPPTIRFM from the coding sequence ATGCATCGAGCCATGCATCGCGCTCTCGCTATCGCAATCGTTTTCACTCTGCTCTGCCCTGCGCTGGTCTCTGCTTCCAAAACCAAACTGCCCGAACCCGGCTTCACCCAGGTCGGCATCGCGTCCTGGTACGGCGGCTTCTTTCAGGGCCGTCCCACCGCCAGCGGCGAGCGCTTCGATACGCACGCACTCACCGCCGCGCACAAGACCCTGCCCCTGGGCACTCTCGTCCGCGTGGAAAACCTTCAGAACGGATACTCGGTGGAGGTCCGCATCAACGATCGCGGCCCGTACGTCGGCAAGCGCATCATCGACCTGTCCAAGGCGGCGGCCAAGCAGCTCGGCATGTACAACGCCGGCACGGCCAAGGTGCGCGTCACCGTGCTCGACCGAACGGCCGAGGACGGCGAACCGCCGACGATCCGCTTCATGTAG
- a CDS encoding PaaI family thioesterase, which yields MSKEYLEALQSGDREVNRLFTFLGVEVVAIDPEECVLGLVVQAEFLQGAGVMPGGLSATLLDEAMAHVVMAGLGNGQSTVTVELSVRFLAPVKEGERVTARARVVKRGGRVVTVEAELNKEDGSLAAKGMGSFLVCGRG from the coding sequence ATGAGCAAGGAATATCTGGAGGCGCTGCAGAGCGGCGACCGCGAGGTGAACCGGCTGTTCACCTTCCTCGGCGTGGAGGTGGTGGCCATAGACCCGGAGGAGTGCGTGCTGGGGCTCGTGGTGCAGGCCGAGTTTCTGCAGGGCGCGGGCGTCATGCCCGGCGGGCTGTCGGCCACGCTGCTGGACGAGGCCATGGCCCACGTGGTCATGGCCGGGCTGGGCAATGGCCAGAGCACCGTGACGGTGGAACTGTCCGTGCGCTTCCTGGCTCCGGTCAAAGAAGGCGAGCGCGTCACGGCGCGGGCGCGCGTGGTCAAGCGCGGCGGCCGGGTGGTCACCGTGGAGGCCGAGCTGAACAAGGAAGACGGCTCCCTGGCGGCCAAGGGCATGGGCTCGTTTCTGGTCTGCGGCCGCGGCTGA
- a CDS encoding tetratricopeptide repeat protein, protein MSGLTANTSKRAVNRPTKRVVIVSRDRSHVERDRQALKRFPLEVDVVAASGSEAYKHLAKNPCDLVLCDTEVEDIDPYAFLRSLKADKNLKKIPVVMVTQENDRHAVLDAVAAGCSGYILRPYSDETFERHISTALQLIRYNEIEARQLNDARLMMETGDYDEAIEEFEEVLSQQEEAQKFYDLGCTYLSKDKFGKAIVAFQKALTINGMFAEAYEGLSEAHKRKGDLEQCQFFLKKAADLYAAHDRMEKVKEVFIDILKMDNRAANPFNSLGVRLRKTGDHTAAIRAYKQALELTPHDENIHFNLAKAYFFMDDVENALDKLAVALSINQDFPEALKMYKTLKGSPWPGLRSQSESSLERQHLIRNQGPAVKDV, encoded by the coding sequence ATGAGCGGCTTAACTGCCAATACCTCCAAACGAGCCGTCAACAGGCCGACAAAACGGGTGGTCATCGTCTCCCGGGACCGCTCCCACGTGGAGCGCGACCGCCAGGCGCTCAAGCGTTTTCCCCTGGAGGTGGACGTGGTTGCCGCGTCCGGGTCCGAGGCGTACAAGCACCTCGCCAAGAACCCATGCGACCTCGTGCTCTGCGATACCGAGGTCGAGGACATCGACCCCTACGCCTTTCTGCGTTCCCTCAAGGCGGACAAGAACCTCAAGAAGATCCCGGTGGTCATGGTCACCCAGGAGAACGACCGCCACGCCGTGCTCGACGCGGTGGCGGCCGGCTGCTCCGGCTACATCCTGCGTCCCTACTCGGACGAGACCTTCGAGCGACACATCAGCACCGCCCTGCAGCTCATCCGCTACAACGAGATCGAGGCGCGGCAGCTCAATGACGCCAGGCTGATGATGGAGACCGGGGACTACGACGAAGCCATCGAGGAGTTCGAGGAGGTTCTCTCCCAGCAGGAGGAGGCCCAGAAGTTCTACGACCTGGGCTGCACCTATCTTTCCAAGGACAAGTTCGGCAAAGCCATCGTCGCCTTCCAGAAGGCCCTCACCATCAACGGTATGTTCGCCGAGGCGTATGAGGGGCTCTCCGAGGCGCACAAGCGCAAGGGCGACCTGGAGCAGTGCCAGTTCTTCCTGAAGAAGGCCGCCGACCTCTACGCCGCCCACGACCGTATGGAAAAGGTCAAGGAAGTGTTCATCGACATCCTCAAGATGGACAACCGCGCGGCCAACCCCTTCAACTCCCTGGGCGTGCGGCTGCGCAAGACCGGAGACCATACGGCGGCGATTCGGGCCTACAAGCAGGCGTTGGAACTCACTCCCCACGACGAGAACATCCACTTCAACCTGGCCAAGGCGTACTTTTTCATGGACGATGTGGAAAACGCCCTGGACAAGCTCGCCGTAGCGCTCTCCATCAACCAGGACTTCCCCGAGGCGCTGAAGATGTACAAGACACTCAAGGGCTCGCCGTGGCCCGGTCTGCGGTCGCAGAGCGAGTCGAGCCTGGAACGGCAGCACCTCATCCGCAACCAGGGACCGGCGGTCAAGGACGTCTAG
- a CDS encoding molybdopterin biosynthesis protein, whose protein sequence is MAARDRAGIYLETIPVEEAVAKVAAALDKEALLKSETIDSRHAAGRVTAAPVTAVLSSPNVHCAAMDGIAVVARSTFSAREGRPLTLVKGQDFVPVNTGHALPREPLRTDAVIMVEHVRFDDEGNAHIETPAYPWQHVRRMGEDIIATDMLLPHNHRITPYDVGALLAAGVWEVEVWERPSVYIVPTGDEVLEAASRPRPGPGQVVESNSYVLSALAEQAGCAVRRAVPVKDDPEAIRAEAAKGLEQGSHAVIICAGSSAGTKDYTRSVFDSLGTVLVHGVSAMPGKPALLGVADEKSPRPGALLAGAPGYPVSAAVVMEEIILPLLMDIGRMERTIRPEVPVTLARRSPSKPGLVEYLRLSVGRVGGRYVGMPLSRGAGNITSLSKAQAVTRIPMDSEGVEAGELVTAELLVTRSMLDRILLVIGSHDATLDLLADALMGGEAGVRLASSHVGSLGGLQALKAGNAHLAGCHLLDPESGDFNFPFLARYAPELECTVYNLAIRHQGLMVAPGNPLGIQGVNDLARDDVRFVNRQRGAGTRILLDYELAKANIEAATVNGYGKEEVTHTAVALNVATGEADCGLGIMAAAKALGLDFVPLARERYDLIIPELDLSDLRVQALLEMITKPEIKAAIEAQGGYETSLTGQRMRPGMGLKLG, encoded by the coding sequence ATGGCCGCCAGGGATAGAGCCGGCATCTACCTGGAAACGATTCCTGTCGAAGAGGCGGTGGCGAAGGTCGCCGCCGCCCTCGACAAAGAAGCCCTCCTCAAGTCCGAAACCATCGACAGCCGCCATGCCGCCGGACGCGTCACCGCGGCGCCCGTCACCGCCGTCCTCTCGTCGCCCAATGTCCATTGCGCGGCCATGGACGGCATCGCCGTTGTGGCCCGCTCCACGTTCAGCGCCCGGGAAGGCAGACCCCTCACCCTGGTCAAAGGGCAGGACTTCGTGCCCGTGAACACGGGCCACGCCCTGCCGCGCGAACCTCTGCGCACCGACGCCGTGATCATGGTGGAGCACGTGCGCTTCGACGACGAGGGCAACGCGCACATCGAGACTCCGGCCTACCCCTGGCAGCACGTACGCCGCATGGGCGAGGACATCATCGCCACGGACATGCTGCTGCCACACAATCACCGCATTACGCCGTACGACGTGGGGGCCTTGCTGGCAGCCGGCGTCTGGGAGGTGGAGGTCTGGGAGCGTCCGTCCGTGTACATCGTACCCACGGGCGACGAGGTCCTGGAAGCTGCCTCGCGGCCCAGGCCCGGTCCCGGCCAGGTGGTGGAGTCCAACTCCTATGTGCTGTCCGCGCTGGCCGAGCAGGCTGGCTGTGCGGTGCGGCGCGCCGTACCGGTCAAGGACGATCCGGAGGCCATTCGCGCGGAGGCGGCCAAGGGGTTGGAGCAGGGCAGCCATGCGGTCATCATCTGCGCGGGCTCCTCTGCCGGAACCAAGGATTACACCCGCAGCGTCTTCGATTCGCTGGGCACCGTGCTGGTCCACGGCGTCTCGGCCATGCCGGGCAAGCCGGCCCTGCTGGGCGTGGCGGATGAGAAATCCCCCAGGCCGGGAGCGCTGCTCGCCGGCGCACCGGGCTATCCGGTCAGCGCAGCCGTGGTCATGGAAGAGATCATTTTGCCCCTGCTGATGGACATCGGGCGGATGGAACGCACGATCAGGCCGGAGGTGCCGGTCACGCTGGCCAGGCGCTCGCCGTCCAAGCCCGGCCTTGTGGAGTATCTGCGCCTCAGCGTGGGCCGGGTGGGCGGTCGATATGTGGGCATGCCCCTGTCTCGCGGCGCCGGCAACATCACCTCGCTGTCCAAGGCGCAGGCCGTAACGCGCATCCCCATGGACAGCGAAGGCGTGGAGGCCGGGGAGCTGGTGACGGCCGAGCTGCTGGTTACGCGCAGCATGCTGGACCGCATCCTCCTTGTCATCGGCAGCCACGACGCCACTCTCGATCTTCTGGCCGATGCGCTCATGGGCGGAGAGGCGGGCGTGCGCCTGGCCTCCAGCCATGTGGGCAGCCTGGGCGGTCTGCAGGCGCTCAAGGCGGGCAACGCCCACCTGGCCGGCTGCCATCTGCTGGACCCGGAGAGCGGAGACTTCAACTTCCCGTTCCTCGCGCGCTACGCCCCGGAGCTGGAGTGCACGGTCTACAACCTCGCCATCCGCCACCAGGGCCTCATGGTCGCGCCCGGCAACCCCTTGGGCATCCAGGGCGTGAACGATCTGGCGCGCGACGACGTGCGCTTCGTGAACAGACAGCGCGGCGCGGGAACGCGCATCCTTCTGGACTACGAGCTGGCCAAGGCCAATATCGAGGCGGCTACGGTGAACGGCTACGGCAAGGAGGAGGTGACCCATACCGCGGTGGCGCTGAACGTGGCCACGGGCGAGGCCGATTGCGGCCTGGGCATCATGGCTGCGGCAAAGGCGCTGGGGCTGGACTTCGTGCCCCTGGCGCGGGAGCGGTACGACCTCATCATACCGGAGTTGGACCTCAGCGACCTGCGCGTGCAGGCGCTGCTGGAGATGATCACCAAGCCGGAGATCAAGGCCGCCATCGAGGCCCAGGGCGGTTACGAGACATCGCTGACCGGCCAGCGCATGCGGCCGGGCATGGGGCTCAAGCTGGGCTAG
- the rny gene encoding ribonuclease Y, with product MESIISILLIALGIIVGAAGGYALHRLLATKRLEDARELAKRIIEEARKEAVAHKKEVKLQAHDEILAQKKEMEDELKEREREIKKRENKMLEKEERLEDRSEKVTQKEGEVLSLEKSLTKKERKLEERDEEIGKLAEEQTKRLQEISGLTQEEARRRLMDDVESRSRHEAAMMVRQIETEAKELALRKSQEVMATALQRYSGDFVAEQTVTTVALPSEDMKGRIIGREGRNIRALEAATGVDLIIDDTPETVILSAFSPLRRQVAKLALERLISDGRIHPARIEDVVRKVEQEMDVKLREIGEQATFDVGVHGIHPDIIRLLGQLQYRTSFSQNVLQHSLEVASLCGVMAAELKMDVKRAKRAGLLHDIGKAVDHEVEGPHATIGADLAKKYNESKDIIHAIAAHHEDVPPQTAMAVLVQAADSLSGARPGARKELLENYVKRLEDLENIATNFDGVSKAYAIQAGREIRVMVDSEAVDDDNTYMLCKDISKSIEENLTYPGQIRVTVIRERRAVGYAK from the coding sequence ATGGAATCCATCATCAGCATTTTACTCATCGCATTGGGCATCATCGTGGGCGCGGCAGGGGGCTACGCTCTCCACAGGCTGCTCGCCACAAAGCGGCTGGAGGATGCCCGTGAGCTTGCCAAACGCATAATCGAAGAGGCGCGCAAGGAAGCTGTGGCCCACAAGAAAGAGGTCAAGCTTCAGGCCCACGACGAGATACTCGCCCAGAAAAAGGAAATGGAAGACGAGCTCAAGGAGCGTGAGCGGGAGATCAAGAAGCGCGAGAACAAGATGCTCGAAAAAGAGGAGCGCCTCGAAGACCGCTCGGAAAAGGTCACCCAGAAGGAGGGCGAGGTCCTCTCTCTGGAAAAGAGCCTGACCAAGAAAGAGCGCAAGCTTGAAGAGCGGGACGAGGAGATCGGCAAGCTGGCCGAGGAGCAGACCAAGCGGTTGCAGGAGATCTCCGGCCTGACGCAGGAAGAGGCGCGCAGGCGGCTTATGGACGACGTGGAGTCGCGCAGCCGCCACGAGGCCGCCATGATGGTCCGGCAGATCGAGACCGAGGCCAAGGAGCTGGCCCTGCGCAAGTCCCAGGAAGTCATGGCCACCGCGCTGCAGCGCTACTCCGGCGACTTCGTGGCCGAGCAGACCGTGACCACGGTCGCCCTGCCCAGCGAAGACATGAAGGGCCGCATCATCGGCCGCGAGGGCCGCAACATCCGCGCCCTGGAAGCCGCCACCGGCGTGGATCTGATCATCGACGACACGCCCGAGACCGTCATCCTCTCAGCCTTCAGCCCGCTCCGGCGGCAGGTCGCCAAGCTCGCCCTGGAGCGCCTCATCTCCGACGGCCGCATCCACCCGGCGCGTATCGAAGACGTTGTCCGCAAGGTGGAGCAGGAGATGGACGTCAAGCTGCGCGAGATCGGCGAGCAGGCCACCTTCGACGTGGGCGTCCACGGCATCCATCCGGACATCATCCGGCTGCTGGGACAGCTCCAGTACCGCACCAGCTTCTCGCAGAACGTGCTCCAGCACTCGCTGGAGGTCGCCTCCCTCTGCGGCGTCATGGCCGCCGAGCTGAAGATGGACGTCAAGCGCGCCAAGCGCGCCGGACTGCTCCACGACATCGGCAAGGCCGTGGACCACGAGGTGGAAGGTCCCCACGCCACCATAGGCGCCGACCTGGCCAAGAAGTACAACGAGTCCAAGGACATCATCCACGCCATTGCCGCGCACCACGAGGACGTCCCGCCCCAGACGGCCATGGCCGTGCTTGTCCAGGCCGCGGACTCCCTGTCCGGAGCCCGCCCCGGCGCGCGCAAGGAGCTCCTGGAGAACTACGTCAAGCGGCTGGAGGACCTGGAGAACATCGCCACGAACTTCGACGGCGTCTCCAAGGCCTACGCCATCCAGGCCGGTCGCGAGATCCGCGTCATGGTCGACTCGGAGGCCGTGGACGACGACAACACTTACATGCTCTGCAAGGACATCTCCAAGTCCATCGAAGAAAACCTCACATATCCGGGCCAGATCCGCGTCACGGTCATTCGCGAACGCCGCGCCGTGGGCTACGCCAAGTAA
- the zapA gene encoding cell division protein ZapA produces MTAEMNRYNLTLLGFNISFMAEADRERVDEAVALLESRYKKLDDGRQISRERLLIFLALGLADDLLLSNRRQAELEERLGKLVARIEEV; encoded by the coding sequence ATGACGGCAGAAATGAACCGCTATAATTTGACTCTGCTCGGATTCAACATATCTTTCATGGCAGAGGCGGACAGAGAGCGGGTTGACGAAGCCGTCGCCCTGCTTGAGTCGCGGTACAAGAAGCTAGACGACGGAAGGCAGATTAGCAGAGAACGCCTGTTGATTTTTTTGGCCTTGGGACTTGCAGACGACTTGCTGCTGTCCAACAGGAGGCAGGCCGAGCTGGAAGAAAGGCTCGGTAAGCTGGTGGCCAGGATCGAAGAGGTGTAG
- the zapB gene encoding cell division protein ZapB translates to MNLLEQLESKINELLETLAGLRKENARLRQEIATGTSAHEEEARRLREELQQERDAKEAVLSRIDALLDKLKAESEPEES, encoded by the coding sequence ATGAATTTGCTGGAACAATTAGAAAGCAAAATAAACGAGCTTTTGGAAACGCTCGCTGGGCTGCGCAAAGAAAACGCCCGTTTACGGCAGGAAATCGCCACAGGGACCAGTGCGCACGAGGAAGAGGCGCGCCGCCTGCGCGAAGAGCTCCAACAGGAACGCGACGCCAAGGAGGCTGTCCTTTCCCGCATTGACGCATTGCTCGACAAGCTCAAGGCGGAATCGGAACCCGAAGAGTCATGA